The sequence below is a genomic window from Lelliottia sp. JS-SCA-14.
ACCCACATCCAGAACACGGCGCCAGGGCCACCCGCGCTGATAGCAAGAGCCACACCGGCTAAATTCCCGCTGCCGACGCGTGCCGCCAGGCTGGTGCAGAGCGCCTGAAAAGAGGTTAATCCGCCGGGCTGGGGGTTAACGCTGTTTTTAAGACTTTTGCCAAACTGGCGAATGTAGCGAAACTGAATAAAACCGCTGCGGTAGGTAAACCACACCCCGGCTCCCAGTAACAGATAAATCATTACTGAGCCCCACAGGACTTCATTGATAAAAGAAAAGAAATCAGGCATTAACGTCCCTCTTGTTGATGCCACTGAATAGATACGCGGTAACGCTGAATGAGCACGCTGTTAATTAGCAGGCTGTTAATATTCAGAGTTTACCATACTATCCGTAAGCGCACTGTCTGCGGTTGCGCTGTCATTCCGTCGTGTTATCATCAGGGCAGACCGGTTACATCCCCCTAACAAGTAAACCTGTCATTTTTCCGCTGCTGGCAGGCTGTCGGTAGCGTGAATTATCCAGGGCACGTTAAAAGAGAAACACTATCATGACGGATAAATTGACCTCCCTTCGTCAGTTCACCACTGTCGTAGCTGACACCGGAGATATCGCGGCAATGAAGTTGTACCAGCCGCAGGATGCCACAACTAACCCTTCTCTGATTCTTAACGCCGCGCAGATCCCTGAGTACCGCAAACTGATCGACGAAGCTGTGACCTGGGCGAAAGGCCAGAGCAACGATCGTGCGCAGCAGGTTGTGGATGCAACTGACAAACTGGCTGTGAACATCGGTCTGGAAATCCTGAAACTGGTTCCGGGTCGTATCTCTACCGAAGTTGACGCGCGTCTGTCCTACGACACCGAAGCGTCTATCGCCAAAGCCAAACACCTGATCAAACTGTATAACGATGCGGGCATCAGCAACGATCGTATCCTGATCAAACTGGCTTCCACCTGGCAGGGCATCCGCGCTGCAGAACAGCTGGAAAAAGAAGGCATCAACTGTAACCTGACTCTGCTGTTCTCCTTCGCGCAGGCGCGTGCGTGTGCAGAAGCGGGCGTGTACCTGATTTCTCCGTTCGTGGGCCGTATTCTGGACTGGTACAAAGCCAACACCGACAAGAAAGAGTACGCAGCTTCTGAAGATCCAGGCGTGGTTTCCGTGACTGAAATCTACGAATACTACAAACAGCACGGCTACGAGACTGTCGTGATGGGCGCAAGCTTCCGTAACGTCGGTGAAATCATCGAGCTGGCCGGCTGTGACCGTCTGACCATCGCCCCTGCGCTGCTGAAAGAGCTGGCAGAGAGCGAAGGCGCACTGGAGCGTAAACTGAGCTACACCGGCGAAGTGAAAGCGCGTCCAGAGCGTATCACCGAGTCTGAGTTCCTGTGGCAGCACAACCAGGATCCAATGGCAGTAGACAAACTGGCGGACGGTATCCGTAAGTTTGCTGTTGACCAGGAAAAACTGGAAAAAATGATCGGCGATCTGCTGTAATCATTTCCCTGGCCGGGAGCTCTTCCCGGCCACGTTACTTCTCTCGTCCCCTGTCTGATTTTCCCCTCTGCGTGTATCATTCTCCGTAATCAGTATTGTTATGAAGGGAATGGATATGAATACCTTACGCATCGGCCTGGTGTCGATTTCTGACCGCGCGTCCAGCGGCGTGTACGCCGACAAAGGCATCCCGGCGTTAGAAGAGTGGCTGGCTGCCGCACTGACCACCCCGTTTGAAGTGCAAACCCGCTTAATTCCGGATGAACAGCCGATCATCGAGCAAACCCTGTGCGAGCTGGTGGACGAAATGAGCTGCCATCTGGTGCTGACCACCGGCGGTACCGGCCCCGCGCGCCGCGACGTGACGCCGGATGCCACGCTGGCGGTCGCCGATCGCGAAATGCCAGGTTTCGGCGAGCAGATGCGCCAGATTAGCCTGCACTTTGTGCCGACGGCTATCCTGTCACGTCAGGTGGGCGTCATCCGTAAACAGGCGTTGATTCTTAATCTGCCAGGCCAGCCAAAATCCATCAAAGAGACGCTCGAAGGGGTGAAAGCCGAAGACGGCAAAGTGGTGGTGGCGGGGATCTTTGCCAGTGTACCGTATTGTATACAGCTGCTGGACGGGCCTTACGTCGAGACCGATCCGCAAGTGGTAGCAGCTTTTCGCCCGAAAAGCGCACGGCGCGAAACAATCTCCTGAAATTAGTGTGTTTGTGACATAAGCTACAGCCTCAATGGCGTGGTGTTTGATTTACGGTATAGTCATTTTTTCTTTACGATCACTGTAAAATTAAATCAACACTGCCAGTAAAGGTTTTGCTATGTCACATTACACCCGGCCTCTGAATCGTCAGGACTACAAAACGCTCACGCTCGCGGCCCTCGGCGGCGCGCTGGAGTTTTACGATTTCATCATCTTCGTCTTCTTTGCCGCCGTTGTCGGCGAACTCTTCTTCCCGGCGAATATCCCTGAATGGCTGCGTCAGGTGCAGACCTTTGGCATCTTTGCCGCAGGCTATCTGGCGCGCCCGTTGGGCGGCATTATCATGGCCCACTTCGGCGATCTGGTCGGGCGCAAAAAGATGTTTACCCTCAGCATTCTGCTGATGGCGGTGCCGACGCTGGCGATCGGTCTGCTACCGACCTATGCCTCGATGGGGATTGTGGCGCCGGTTCTGCTGCTGTTGATGCGTATTTTGCAGGGTGCGGCGATTGGCGGGGAAGTGCCGGGGGCGTGGGTGTTTGTCGCTGAACACGTTCCGGCGCGGCGCATCGGGATCGCCTGCGGGACCTTAACCGCCGGGCTGACCGTCGGGATTTTGCTCGGCTCGGTCGTGGCCACGCTGATCAACACCAGCATGACGCCGCAAGCCGTGCATGAGTGGGGCTGGCGTATCCCGTTCCTGCTGGGCGGGGCGTTTGGCCTGGTGGCGATGTATCTGCGCCGCTGGCTGCAGGAGACGCCGATTTTCCTCGAGATGCAGCAGCGTAAAGCCCTGGCGCAAGAGCTTCCGGTGAAAGCGGTGGTGGTGCGCCATCAGAAAGCGGTGGTGATTTCCATGCTGCTGACCTGGCTGCTGTCCGCCGGAATTGTCGTCGTGATTTTGATGTCGCCGGTCTGGCTGCAAAAACAGTATGGCTTTGCCCCGGCGGTGACGCTGCAGGCCAACAGCATCGCGACCATTATGCTCTGCTTTGGCTGTCTGATCGCCGGTCTGGCGGCGGATCGCTTCGGAGCCAGCCTGACCTTTATCGTTGGCAGTCTGCTCCTCGCCGGAACGAGCTGGGCGTTCTATCACCTGGCGGGCGCGCACCCGGAACAGCTGTTCCTGCTCTACGGCATCGTAGGCCTGTGCGTCGGCGTCGTCGGAGCCGTGCCTTACGTGATGGTTCGCGCCTTCCCGGCGGAAGTGCGCTTCACGGGCATTTCGTTCTCCTACAACGTCTCGTACGCCATTTTCGGCGGCCTGACGCCGATAGCCGTCACGCTGCTGATGGGCGTCTCGCCGATGGCACCGGCCTGGTACGTGCTGGCGCTGGCGTTGATGGGACTGGTGCTGGGGATCTGGCTTCGCGGTGAGCGCCATCAGCTGATGGCGCATACGCCGGTTAACGAGGGGTAAAGCTCAGGATGATGTTGTCATCCGGGATGTGGGTGAAGCTTTTGATCAGCTCGTGATAATCCGCCTGCGGATCAACGTCCTTGAACAGCGTTGGGTAGAAGATTTTACTCAGAGCTTCAATGGCGATGATGTTGTACGGATTGTTGTAGAAGTGATGGTACAGCGCACCGGTATGACCCTGCGCGACGGCCGGAATGCTGCTCACGCCCTGGCGCGACACCAGCGCTTTAAAGGCGGCGGCGACATCGCTTTCCGGCACGTTATAGCCAAACGGAATAATCGCGGTGCCTTTCCCCGAGCGCTTTGAGCCGGTCATCAGGTAGTAATCCGGGTTCAGAGAGATAATTTTCTCCACCGAGATATTCCCGGTTGCGCCCGGCAACAGCTGCGAGCCAATGTTCACACCGCCTGCGGCTTCTACCAGTCCGCCCCAGCCGTTGTGCGCGTGGGTGAAGCAACAGCCGTTATCCAGCCCGGCGACCCCGGCAATTGGTTCGATAAACACCAGCGGTTTTTTCTCTGCTTCCGTCAGGCGCTGGTGAATTCTGTCCAGACGCTGCTGATAGAAGTCGACATAGGCCTGCGCACGGTCCGTCTGGCCTAACACCTTGCCTAACAGATCGATGCTTGGCAGGGTGTTCTCCACCGGATGCAGTTCGTAATCGACGAAGACCACCGGGATGTGCAGGGCTTCCAGCTGAGTCAGCACGCCGCTTTGCGTCAGCGAAGGTTTGGCGCGCAGCTGGGCAATCATCAGATCCGGGTGGCGCGAAATCACCGTCTCCAGATCGACGTTCCCCTGATCCGAGAACTGCATATCGAGGATCTTCTCGGCTTCCGGCCATTTGCGCTTCAGCACCTTCCAGGTTTCAGTGTCCTGTTTCTTCGGCAGGTTGTTCCACGCCACCACTTTGGCGAAGGGATCGTCACGCTCGAGCATCGCCAGCGTCAGGATATCGCGGCCATCCTGCAAAATAATGCGCTGCGGCTCCTGCGGGATAGTCACCGTGCGGTTAGCCATATCTTTTACGGTCACCGGCCAAGTCTGGGCCATCGCCAGCAGCGGTGAGAGCAGCAGTATCGCTGCGAATATTGTCTTCTTAATCGTCATACTTCCCCGTCTTATGATGAGTGTTATGTTGTTAAACCATCGACCACCACGTGCGGCAGTCCTTGCGAACATTTTTCCACCCGGCCTTTCACGCCGTAGACCGTCGCCAGGTTCGCGGGGGTAACCACCTCGCCCGGAACTCCGCTGGCGACCAGGGCACCCTCTTTGAGCATCACGGCGTATTCCGCGTGGCGCAGGGCGATGTTGATGTCGTGGATCACCACCACCGTCACGATGTTGCGCAGCCGCGTTTCTCGGGCCACGATGTCCATAACGTGAAACTGATAGTTGAGATCGAGGGCGCTGAGGGGTTCATCTAGCAGCAGAAGATCGGGCTGGCGGATCAGGGACTGGGCCAGACCAATCAGCTGTTTTTGCCCGCCGGAGAGCTGGTCGAGATAACTCATTGCCAGATGGGCGACGCCGAGTTTTTCCAGGATCGCAAAAGCCTCCTCCCCGGCGTTGCCGTCAACGGGAGAGCCGCTGGCGCGTCGCGCGACAATCACTGACTCCAGGGCATGGAGATGCACGCCCGCCGGGAGCGACTGCGGAAGATAAAC
It includes:
- the tal gene encoding transaldolase, coding for MTDKLTSLRQFTTVVADTGDIAAMKLYQPQDATTNPSLILNAAQIPEYRKLIDEAVTWAKGQSNDRAQQVVDATDKLAVNIGLEILKLVPGRISTEVDARLSYDTEASIAKAKHLIKLYNDAGISNDRILIKLASTWQGIRAAEQLEKEGINCNLTLLFSFAQARACAEAGVYLISPFVGRILDWYKANTDKKEYAASEDPGVVSVTEIYEYYKQHGYETVVMGASFRNVGEIIELAGCDRLTIAPALLKELAESEGALERKLSYTGEVKARPERITESEFLWQHNQDPMAVDKLADGIRKFAVDQEKLEKMIGDLL
- the mog gene encoding molybdopterin adenylyltransferase, yielding MNTLRIGLVSISDRASSGVYADKGIPALEEWLAAALTTPFEVQTRLIPDEQPIIEQTLCELVDEMSCHLVLTTGGTGPARRDVTPDATLAVADREMPGFGEQMRQISLHFVPTAILSRQVGVIRKQALILNLPGQPKSIKETLEGVKAEDGKVVVAGIFASVPYCIQLLDGPYVETDPQVVAAFRPKSARRETIS
- a CDS encoding MFS transporter; the protein is MSHYTRPLNRQDYKTLTLAALGGALEFYDFIIFVFFAAVVGELFFPANIPEWLRQVQTFGIFAAGYLARPLGGIIMAHFGDLVGRKKMFTLSILLMAVPTLAIGLLPTYASMGIVAPVLLLLMRILQGAAIGGEVPGAWVFVAEHVPARRIGIACGTLTAGLTVGILLGSVVATLINTSMTPQAVHEWGWRIPFLLGGAFGLVAMYLRRWLQETPIFLEMQQRKALAQELPVKAVVVRHQKAVVISMLLTWLLSAGIVVVILMSPVWLQKQYGFAPAVTLQANSIATIMLCFGCLIAGLAADRFGASLTFIVGSLLLAGTSWAFYHLAGAHPEQLFLLYGIVGLCVGVVGAVPYVMVRAFPAEVRFTGISFSYNVSYAIFGGLTPIAVTLLMGVSPMAPAWYVLALALMGLVLGIWLRGERHQLMAHTPVNEG
- a CDS encoding ABC transporter substrate-binding protein, with amino-acid sequence MTIKKTIFAAILLLSPLLAMAQTWPVTVKDMANRTVTIPQEPQRIILQDGRDILTLAMLERDDPFAKVVAWNNLPKKQDTETWKVLKRKWPEAEKILDMQFSDQGNVDLETVISRHPDLMIAQLRAKPSLTQSGVLTQLEALHIPVVFVDYELHPVENTLPSIDLLGKVLGQTDRAQAYVDFYQQRLDRIHQRLTEAEKKPLVFIEPIAGVAGLDNGCCFTHAHNGWGGLVEAAGGVNIGSQLLPGATGNISVEKIISLNPDYYLMTGSKRSGKGTAIIPFGYNVPESDVAAAFKALVSRQGVSSIPAVAQGHTGALYHHFYNNPYNIIAIEALSKIFYPTLFKDVDPQADYHELIKSFTHIPDDNIILSFTPR
- a CDS encoding ABC transporter ATP-binding protein, which gives rise to MDGLIVTDLHTGYRKKKIIDGLTTPLLPRGKITALLGPNGSGKSTLLRAMADLNPAQGKLALNGEDLMTLPSARRAQKVVYLPQSLPAGVHLHALESVIVARRASGSPVDGNAGEEAFAILEKLGVAHLAMSYLDQLSGGQKQLIGLAQSLIRQPDLLLLDEPLSALDLNYQFHVMDIVARETRLRNIVTVVVIHDINIALRHAEYAVMLKEGALVASGVPGEVVTPANLATVYGVKGRVEKCSQGLPHVVVDGLTT